In a single window of the Terriglobales bacterium genome:
- the pgsA gene encoding CDP-diacylglycerol--glycerol-3-phosphate 3-phosphatidyltransferase, producing MNLPNYITLTRIAAVPLLIWILLAGGHFQAFHGERELAAALVFVAASITDGIDGYLARKRGQITTMGMLLDPLADKLMIAAAFITLVQVNPSIVPAWIAVIIVGREFLVSGLRSIAASEGFTIEASDLGKLKMVVQIVAVVAAILDHAWHFWPLPVPGDYVFPVHMIALFAIGYTVFLSLGSAVDYFAAFWVKIDKSVTKRRKRRAFILSRPKKFGVAPEELPTQPPQQR from the coding sequence GGGGGGCACTTCCAGGCCTTCCACGGAGAGCGGGAATTGGCGGCGGCGCTGGTGTTCGTGGCCGCCAGCATCACCGACGGCATCGACGGGTATTTGGCGCGCAAGCGCGGGCAGATCACCACCATGGGCATGCTGCTGGACCCGCTGGCCGACAAGCTGATGATCGCGGCCGCCTTCATCACCCTGGTGCAAGTGAATCCCTCGATCGTGCCGGCGTGGATCGCGGTGATCATCGTGGGGCGGGAGTTCCTGGTGAGCGGGCTGCGCTCCATCGCGGCCTCCGAGGGCTTCACCATCGAGGCCAGCGACCTGGGCAAGCTGAAGATGGTGGTGCAGATCGTGGCGGTGGTGGCCGCCATCCTCGACCATGCCTGGCACTTCTGGCCGCTGCCGGTGCCCGGCGACTACGTCTTCCCCGTGCACATGATCGCGCTGTTCGCCATCGGCTACACCGTGTTCCTGTCGCTGGGCTCGGCGGTGGACTACTTCGCCGCCTTCTGGGTGAAGATCGACAAGTCGGTGACCAAGCGGCGCAAGCGCCGCGCCTTCATTCTCAGCCGCCCCAAGAAGTTCGGGGTGGCGCCCGAGGAGCTGCCCACGCAACCGCCGCAGCAACGGTGA
- the amrA gene encoding AmmeMemoRadiSam system protein A — translation MASPQPNPPAAVVVPEYSPEERRLLLELAHRAVRASLEDREIDLTPPSGHLAEPRGAFTTWHLRGQLRGCVGYVLALHPLYRTVAETAVAAAFHDTRFYPVSAEEVAELEAEISVLSPLRPIRPEEIEIGRHGLVVGLGRQRGLLLPQVPGEYGWNVETFLEETCHKAGLPGDAWRRGAAIEGFTAEVFGDGDSR, via the coding sequence ATGGCCTCACCGCAACCCAATCCGCCCGCCGCCGTGGTGGTCCCCGAGTACTCGCCGGAAGAGCGGCGCCTGCTGCTGGAGTTGGCCCACCGGGCGGTGCGCGCCTCGCTCGAGGACCGGGAGATCGACCTCACCCCGCCTTCGGGCCACCTGGCGGAGCCCCGCGGCGCCTTCACCACCTGGCACCTGCGCGGGCAATTGCGCGGCTGCGTGGGCTACGTGCTGGCCCTCCATCCGCTCTACCGCACGGTGGCGGAGACCGCGGTGGCGGCCGCCTTTCACGACACCCGTTTCTACCCGGTGAGTGCGGAGGAGGTCGCGGAACTGGAGGCAGAGATCAGCGTGCTCTCTCCCCTGCGGCCCATCCGCCCGGAGGAGATCGAGATCGGGCGCCACGGCCTGGTGGTCGGGCTGGGGCGGCAGCGCGGCCTGCTCCTGCCCCAGGTCCCGGGGGAGTATGGCTGGAACGTCGAGACCTTTCTGGAGGAAACCTGCCACAAGGCCGGCCTGCCCGGCGACGCCTGGCGGCGCGGGGCGGCGATCGAAGGGTTCACCGCCGAGGTCTTCGGGGATGGAGACAGCCGTTAG